The genomic segment CTTTTGTGAATGTTACAATCATGTTTACagttttcttaatttcttgaagttatatatatatctccttAGTGAAATTAGCTGTTACAATGGTAAAAGTTTTCTAAAGTAATAAAATCTCCTTAGTGACATTAGTCATTACCATGTTCAAACATCTTGATCCCCGCTGTCATCCTACACCCCAATAGTGTGCCACACTTGCGGCAGTACCATTAGGTATACTTTATTGTCTCACTATATCTTGCAATAATGCGCTTAAATAACACTTTATGGCTGATACGTATCAGTCCACACAGTTTTGTCTTCCATTCATGAGAGAATATAAACAGATTGTATCTATTTCAATCCCATCTATTGAGAGTGTGTGTAACAATAGTGGTTTTACCCTCGTACCATATGCTTATGAACGCCCGTTAGGCATTAAGCTGATTAGTTTATATGCTATTTTTGTATCAATATTCATTCCATCTTGTCTTTGCGATTATAGTACTGAACATTTCTCTGTTTGTGTTTATCTCAACTGCCTTTTATTTCTGTTTTGCAGATTGGACAGTATGATGAGACTATTGGGACATGCCTTGTTTTTAATGAAAGTGGTAAGCCATGCTCCTCTTCCAGCAACATATTATATAGATAGCACAAGAGAAGGCATGATATACTTATCTGATTACTTTAATCGAGCTTCAATGTTGCTGGTGTTGTTCCAAAATCTGAACATATTCCCTCCATTTCACCTCCACCACaccactccccccccccccccccccacacacacacaaaaaaaaaaacaataatattaaataaaataagaggGGGTTCTCATTGTGAGTTTctaccatacacaactgtctggggtcagaacttgctgctttctaACTGAACAACATTTAGATGTCTTGTGGTGGCAGATTAAGTTGTTTTCTGATTTTGGTTTTCTCGTGGAACTCCGACACAGAGCTGCCACCTGgtatccataaatgttagttaGCTAATTACATTAGGCACATAGTGGACTGTGAACCGGGAATCTGTCTTATTTAGGTTCATATGAATGGAGTACTTAGGTTCATATGAATGGAGTATGTTTCTCTGGAATTTATCTTCCGTCACAGAAATGCTATGTGACTTTCAATTTCTGCAGGAAATGTAGCTCTAACACAATGTGCATTTGACATAATGAAACCTAAAGATAGGCAATCACACTTCTACTGCACCCTGCCTTCAAAATCTTTTAGTCCACCACTCCTTGGCACGAGCCTTGTTTTGTGTTAAGACCTGTATCAATTATTTCTAATTTCATGCTTTTCGCATATTAGCTGGAagattaaaataaaaacaaaaatcttTGAATCAATCTGGAATATTATAATCCAACAGAAGTTCTTGCAGATGACCCTCCGGTAGTCCCTGAAGAGGCGGGGCCTTCTGAAGCTAACCTTTTCCCAGGAAGACACATGTCAGATCCTAAGCAAACCAAGTCCAAGCAAATCATGCCTGTAACACAGCTTCAAAAGATACTCAAGTTCAGGTTGTTGGAGGATTGTAAGTGAAGATGCANNNNNNNNNNNNNNNNNNNNNNNNNNNNNNNNNNNNNNNNNNNNNNNNNNNNNNNNNNNNNNNNNNNNNNNNNNNNNNNNNNNNNNNNNNNNNNNNNNNNagacaaattaaaattagtcTTCGGGAGAGATTTGTTAGGTCCATCCCCTTATTTTGAGGAAGAAAACACCTCCCTTATTTTAGGGAAGAAAACACTTCCCcttgtttttaagaaaacatctTCCTTGTCTTTGGAAAATTGTCAAGTGCTTGTCAGTCACTAATGACATCAATAGGTTCATCTCATACCTATAAATAAGGAAGCTTTCATTTGCTAGACATACCAAAATTGAAGAACAACACATCCCAAAGAGAGAAAATCTAAGAGAAATACTCTTAGTGAAAGGCCCAAGTAAGGGAAGGTTTTTGAGAGAATTTTAGTAAAAATTCTTGAGTGAAGTGGGATTGGGGTTGTGAGGTTGAgtgttgtaaacacttgtaatatttcttctttaataagatGCAGCGAGTTAACGTGGACGTAGCTCTCACATTGAGGGTGAACCACTATAAACTGTGTGTGCTACTTATTCTTCGCTTACATCACGGCGTAAGTAGGTTCTGTCTAAGGAGGTTGGTATTTAAGTGGTCCAGCTGTGACCCTCCAATCTTTCCTGGGAACCTGCTTACAAAGGTCCAGCTGTGACCTCCAATCTTTCTGTATCCAGCGCATACTCTCTCATCTTTGTGGCTTTATTGAGTTTgctccttttttctttgttgtctcTTCTTCTCTCTTCCCCGTTCCTTGCCCATTTCTCTCATTTACAGATACAGAACAATGTTCTCTCTCTTTGTGCAATCAaagttcaattttattttgattttaactcagttaatttctagggtttttaGTAGAAGAATTGGTAATTTGTTCAATTTCAGAATTCATGATGAAAAATCATTATGTAGAGATTGTTGTGTACAGAGGTGTCGTAGGTTTATCATGAGACATTACAGACCATCAACTTGAAGATGCCTTTAGCCCTTTTGGTAAAAATGTCCATTGTCAGGTTTGTACTTCCCCCCATAGTTCAGTTTTCTTTGCAATTTATGCcaatttttgggattttttaggattcaatatgtatgtgtgtgtgctTTCTGTTGAATGCAACCTCCTCTGTTTTTCCTGAAGCATCTAACTGAGTATACCAAAACCGACAACTCAGAAGATATGCACATGCCAATGAACGAAAGTGACAAAACTACATTTAGTTTCTCTAAAGATGATGCATTCACTACATTACTGCAGTTTGGTTCCTAGCAAAAACTTAATGGTTATGTTAAAATTAACATGCTTGCTTGCTTAGTACCTGATTATCATAGGAGTAACATTTATGGTGGGGCTAAATTGTATTTCAAGCAGATGTCTGACTTTTACTGATTAGTGCTTGCTGCCAACTTGCTACTTCGTAATCTTTCTCCCTTCCCAGATCTTTTTCTTCTCTGTCATCTTCAATATTTTGTGGAAAGCTGGATGGAATATGGGTTGATTGGAAGCTATTAGCATATGTCGATCCGAGAATTTTGGAAACGTTTCCATTGCCTAATAAAGTAATAGAACATTTATTTTTCCTTGGACAATGCCGGGAGAAATTAATCAAGAAAAGTGAACCGTCGTAATAGAAATAGGATTTGGTTTTATGCCCCATCGTAGCTCAAAAACATTTACTATCTTTGAGTTTTATGAACCAATGATTTGTGCAGTTTTAAATCTAGAGATCGTGTGTTTGCTTGCTTGCTCGCATCATGAAAGTCTAGGAGCGTTGTTCTTTTTTGTGGTATCGAGGCTCTTGATACTCAGGGAAGTTATGCAATCTTAAATCTAGAGACTGTGTTTTGCTTTGCTTGCTCGCATCATGAAAGTTGAGACGCGTGGTTCTTTTTTATACTATATACGATTGATCCTCTGGGAAGTACCAAATGGAGTATTTTCTGCTGTTGACAGAATATGCATTGGTGGCTGACAGACAGCTGATTTTGCTGAGCGTCGTCTTTCATTAAGTAAATGAATTTAATAAATTGAGTAAATGGTTTATTAAAGGAACTAGAAATTGCTACAGTTTCTTTCGTTTGCAGGTTTTTTTGCCAGAAGAACTAGATACAGAAGATGAGGCACCACTCGCAAAGTGGAGTCTACCTGGAAAGTGGGACTGCCACTGGGTGAAGATACACTTGACAAATAAATTTGCTGGTGGTGTGGAGAAATCATCTTCCAAAGGTAGAGTGCCTTACTGAAAATCACTCCGAAGATCATAAATTATCAAGCTCTGGAAAATGGGTTGAAGGAAGACGCTGCTGGTTGAATGCAGTTGTCAGTCATGGTGAAGCTGTTAGAAGTTCATCCCCTGAGACGGCTATTTCTCATATTCTTATGCACCAGGTAAGTTTCACCACTAATCGTGTCTAACACATTTATTTAATCCGGTGATGTTCGGCTCACATTGAAACTACAGTGCATATTCATTTGAAGTCATTGCTTCCATTTGAGTTATGAAGAGCATGTAAGAAAGATTAGAAGGTAGCACATGGTCCTATGTGTGAAACATTTAGACCaatatgacaacaacaacaacaacaacatacccagtgagtcccacaatgtggggtctggggagggtagattGTACGCCgatcttacccctaccttaggtagggaggctgtttccggaagacccttggctcaagaaAAAGCATAGGAAAGGTTAGATACGGGTAAACAAttcaaagcaattatgaaaatgaaaacaacgaAAGTGAATAAGACATGATAAACCATTACGTAACAGATATTCGCGTAAATCAAGGGACAAGAAACTAAAGATCAATGCAACTACTCGCAAGAAAGGATAAACGCGattacctactagccttctaccctgatctgagtcctccataccctcctatctaaggtcatgtcctccgTAAGCTGAAgatgcgccatgtcctgtctaatcacctctccccaatacttcttcggcctacctctaccccTCCTAGTTAGACCAATATGCTTGAGCAAATAGTGAAACTCCCTGCGAAGAGAAGTTTTGCCCCTTAGAAATTTCCATGTGGGAATAGAAAATAATGAgatgcttattttttttttccagaag from the Lycium ferocissimum isolate CSIRO_LF1 chromosome 11, AGI_CSIRO_Lferr_CH_V1, whole genome shotgun sequence genome contains:
- the LOC132038297 gene encoding uncharacterized protein LOC132038297, coding for MMENQSLCDDNMKEEEEAEYVLLDLDGLPPEVHIPPNAPYVLSGLDTLNPILTIDGKIKLIGQYDETIGTCLVFNESDDPPVVPEEAGPSEANLFPGRHMSDPKQTKSKQIMPVTQLQKILKFRLLEDCK